A single window of Streptomyces griseoviridis DNA harbors:
- the qcrC gene encoding cytochrome bc1 complex diheme cytochrome c subunit: MKKLSARRRHPLAAVVVLLLALAATGGLYAAFAPASKAQADDTAQSLAIDEGKKLYSVGCASCHGTGGQGTSDGPSLVGVGAAAVDFQVGTGRMPAQQPGAQIPSKKVIYSQAEIDQLAAYISSLGAGPNVPTKAQYGPEGADIAKGGELFRTNCAQCHNFTGKGGALTHGKFAPSLEGVSPKHIYEAMQTGPQNMPSFNDTTLTEQNKKDIIAYLNAVNGEETESPGGLELGGLGPVSEGLFAWIFGLGALIAVAVWVAARTAKAKKS, encoded by the coding sequence GTGAAAAAGCTCTCCGCACGACGACGCCATCCGCTGGCGGCCGTCGTCGTCCTACTCCTCGCGCTGGCGGCCACCGGGGGGCTGTACGCCGCGTTCGCGCCCGCGAGCAAGGCGCAGGCCGATGACACCGCCCAGTCTCTCGCCATCGACGAGGGCAAGAAGCTGTACTCCGTGGGCTGCGCCAGCTGCCACGGAACCGGCGGTCAGGGCACCTCCGACGGGCCGAGCCTCGTGGGCGTGGGCGCCGCCGCCGTCGACTTCCAGGTCGGCACCGGCCGGATGCCCGCCCAGCAGCCCGGCGCGCAGATCCCGAGCAAGAAGGTCATCTACTCGCAGGCCGAGATCGACCAGCTCGCCGCGTACATCTCGTCCCTCGGCGCGGGCCCGAACGTCCCGACGAAGGCCCAGTACGGCCCCGAGGGTGCCGACATCGCCAAGGGCGGCGAGCTGTTCCGCACCAACTGCGCGCAGTGCCACAACTTCACCGGCAAGGGTGGCGCGCTGACGCACGGCAAGTTCGCGCCGAGCCTCGAGGGCGTCAGCCCGAAGCACATCTACGAGGCCATGCAGACCGGCCCGCAGAACATGCCGTCCTTCAACGACACCACGCTCACCGAGCAGAACAAGAAGGACATCATCGCGTACCTGAACGCGGTCAACGGGGAAGAGACCGAGAGCCCCGGCGGCCTGGAGCTGGGCGGCCTCGGGCCGGTCAGTGAGGGTCTGTTCGCCTGGATCTTCGGACTGGGTGCCCTGATCGCGGTCGCCGTCTGGGTCGCCGCTCGGACCGCAAAGGCCAAGAAGTCATGA
- the ctaE gene encoding aa3-type cytochrome oxidase subunit III, which produces MSVVATATTVETGHAHPSVNRPNLTSVGTIIWLSSELMFFAALFAMYFTLRSVTGPDHWKAMASHLNFPFSATNTTILVLSSLTCQLGVFAAERGDVKKLRGWFIVTFIMGAIFIGGQIYEYTELVKEDGLSLSSDPYGSVFYLTTGFHGMHVTGGLIAFLFVLGRTYAAKRFTHEQATAAIVVSYYWHFVDVVWIGLFATIYMIK; this is translated from the coding sequence ATGTCGGTCGTGGCGACAGCAACGACAGTAGAAACCGGGCACGCGCACCCGTCGGTCAACCGGCCGAACCTCACCAGCGTCGGAACCATCATCTGGCTGAGTTCCGAGCTGATGTTCTTCGCGGCCCTCTTCGCGATGTACTTCACCCTGCGATCGGTGACCGGTCCGGATCACTGGAAGGCGATGGCGAGCCATCTCAACTTCCCGTTCTCCGCGACCAACACGACGATCCTGGTGCTCTCCTCCCTCACCTGCCAGCTCGGCGTCTTCGCCGCCGAGCGCGGGGACGTGAAGAAGCTCCGGGGATGGTTCATCGTCACCTTCATCATGGGTGCGATCTTCATCGGCGGTCAGATCTACGAGTACACCGAGCTGGTGAAGGAGGACGGCCTCTCGCTCTCCTCCGACCCGTACGGCTCGGTCTTCTACCTGACCACCGGCTTCCACGGCATGCACGTGACGGGCGGCCTGATCGCCTTCCTGTTCGTTCTGGGCAGGACGTACGCGGCCAAGAGGTTCACCCACGAGCAGGCGACCGCGGCCATCGTCGTGTCCTATTACTGGCACTTCGTCGATGTCGTCTGGATCGGCCTCTTCGCGACGATCTACATGATCAAGTAG
- a CDS encoding L,D-transpeptidase, whose protein sequence is MSHSPRTRTVVSCTLLVIALGAGVTACGDSGNPLSSKPYDASAQISFNGPKGGLKKVDPDKPLEVTASGDDNRITDVTATDAMGRYVTGELSADGRRWHSTSALAAAARYTVHVSTENEDGAPGRKVLTFDTSKPTTKKRLTVEFGPDAGEYGVGQPVTAELSEPVKDKAQRAIVERGLRVTSVPATQGTWHWVDDKELHFRPKEYWPAHATIQARSELDGVKISDRLWGAGAKPLKLTTGDRVIAVTDASAHSMTVYRNGEEINEIPVTTGKPGFETRNGVKVVLGKEYFVRMRGTTVGISAGSSDGYDLPVYYATRVTWSGEYVHAAPWSVGSQGSANVSHGCTGMSTGNAAWFYENVQDGDVVKVINSYGDDMEPFGNGYGDWNLDWKEWRDGSALVGGKAEGPRPEEAARLRPTAV, encoded by the coding sequence ATGAGCCACTCTCCGCGCACCCGCACCGTCGTCAGCTGCACGCTGCTGGTGATCGCCCTCGGTGCGGGCGTCACCGCGTGCGGCGACAGCGGCAACCCGCTGTCCTCCAAGCCGTACGACGCGTCGGCCCAGATCTCCTTCAACGGTCCGAAGGGCGGCCTCAAGAAGGTCGACCCGGACAAGCCCCTGGAGGTGACCGCGTCCGGCGACGACAACCGCATCACCGACGTCACCGCCACCGACGCCATGGGCCGCTATGTGACAGGCGAACTCAGCGCCGACGGCCGTCGCTGGCACTCCACCTCCGCCCTGGCCGCAGCCGCCCGCTACACGGTCCACGTGAGCACCGAGAACGAGGACGGGGCACCCGGCCGCAAGGTCCTCACCTTCGACACCAGCAAGCCCACCACCAAGAAGCGGCTGACCGTCGAGTTCGGTCCTGACGCGGGCGAGTACGGCGTCGGCCAGCCGGTCACCGCCGAACTGAGCGAACCGGTCAAGGACAAGGCCCAGCGGGCCATCGTCGAACGGGGGCTGCGGGTCACCTCGGTGCCCGCCACCCAGGGCACCTGGCACTGGGTCGACGACAAGGAACTCCACTTCAGGCCCAAGGAGTACTGGCCCGCCCACGCCACCATCCAGGCGCGCAGCGAACTGGACGGCGTCAAGATCAGCGACCGGCTGTGGGGCGCGGGCGCCAAGCCGCTGAAGCTGACCACGGGCGACCGGGTCATCGCCGTCACCGACGCCTCCGCGCACTCGATGACGGTCTACCGCAACGGCGAGGAGATCAACGAGATCCCCGTCACCACCGGCAAGCCCGGCTTCGAGACCCGCAACGGCGTCAAGGTCGTGCTGGGCAAGGAGTACTTCGTACGGATGCGCGGCACCACCGTCGGCATCTCGGCGGGCTCGTCGGACGGCTACGACCTGCCCGTGTACTACGCCACCCGGGTCACCTGGAGCGGCGAGTACGTGCACGCCGCGCCCTGGTCGGTGGGGTCGCAGGGCTCCGCCAACGTCAGCCACGGCTGCACCGGCATGAGCACCGGCAACGCCGCCTGGTTCTACGAGAACGTCCAGGACGGCGACGTGGTGAAGGTCATCAACTCGTACGGCGACGACATGGAGCCGTTCGGGAACGGCTACGGCGACTGGAACCTCGACTGGAAGGAATGGCGCGACGGCAGCGCCCTGGTGGGCGGCAAGGCCGAGGGCCCCCGGCCGGAGGAAGCGGCCAGGCTCCGCCCGACGGCCGTGTGA
- a CDS encoding cytochrome c oxidase subunit 4 codes for MKIQGKMFMWLSVFVLAMAVVYGVWSKEPAGTTALFLAFGLCIMIGFYLGFTARRVDAGAQDNKEADVADEAGEVGFFSPHSWQPLSLAVGGALAFLGVALGWWLLYFSAPLVLIGLWGWVFEYYRGENRTQ; via the coding sequence GTGAAGATCCAGGGCAAGATGTTCATGTGGCTGAGCGTCTTCGTCCTCGCCATGGCGGTCGTCTATGGCGTGTGGTCGAAGGAGCCGGCCGGTACCACGGCCCTCTTCCTGGCCTTCGGCCTGTGCATCATGATCGGCTTCTACCTGGGCTTCACCGCCCGGCGGGTCGACGCGGGCGCGCAGGACAACAAGGAAGCCGACGTGGCGGACGAGGCCGGCGAGGTCGGGTTCTTCAGCCCGCACAGCTGGCAGCCGCTCTCCCTCGCGGTCGGCGGCGCGCTCGCCTTCCTCGGGGTGGCGCTCGGCTGGTGGCTGCTGTACTTCTCGGCACCCCTGGTCCTCATCGGCCTGTGGGGCTGGGTCTTCGAGTACTACCGCGGTGAGAACCGCACCCAGTAG
- the ctaD gene encoding aa3-type cytochrome oxidase subunit I, whose translation MSILNEPQGAAAADSGTYADELPVRRKQPGKVVVSWLTTTDHKTIGTLYLATSFAFFLIGGVMALVMRAELARPGLQIVSNEQFNQAFTMHGTIMLLMFATPLFAGFTNWIMPLQIGAPDVAFPRLNMFAYWLYLFGSLIAVGGFLTPQGAADFGWFAYSPLSDAVRSPGVGADLWIMGLAFSGFGTILGSVNFITTIICMRAPGMTMFRMPIFVWNVLLTAVLVLLAFPVLAAALFALEADRKFGAHVFDAANGGALLWQHLFWFFGHPEVYIIALPFFGIISEVIPVFSRKPMFGYMGLIGATIAIAGLSVTVWAHHMYVTGGVLLPFFSFMTFLIAVPTGVKFFNWIGTMWKGSLSFETPMLWATGFLITFTFGGLTGVILASPPMDFHVSDSYFVVAHFHYVVFGTVVFAMFSGFHFWWPKFTGKMLDERLGKITFWTLFIGFHGTFLVQHWLGAEGMPRRYADYLAADGFTALNTISTISSFLLGLSILPFLYNVWKTAKYGKPVEVDDPWGYGRSLEWATSCPPPRHNFLTLPRIRSESPAFDLHHPEIAALDQLQNAPHGDKALAGGKEAGK comes from the coding sequence TGAGCATCCTCAACGAACCCCAGGGTGCCGCGGCGGCCGACAGCGGTACCTACGCGGATGAGCTGCCGGTCCGGCGCAAGCAGCCAGGCAAGGTCGTGGTGTCGTGGCTGACGACCACGGACCACAAGACGATCGGCACGCTGTATCTGGCGACGTCGTTCGCGTTCTTCCTGATCGGCGGCGTCATGGCGCTGGTCATGCGCGCCGAGCTGGCCCGTCCAGGGCTCCAGATCGTGTCGAACGAGCAGTTCAACCAGGCGTTCACGATGCACGGCACGATCATGCTGCTGATGTTCGCGACGCCGCTGTTCGCGGGCTTCACCAACTGGATCATGCCGCTCCAGATCGGCGCGCCCGACGTCGCGTTCCCGCGGCTGAACATGTTCGCCTACTGGCTCTACCTGTTCGGCTCGCTGATCGCGGTGGGCGGCTTCCTCACCCCGCAGGGCGCGGCCGACTTCGGCTGGTTCGCCTACAGCCCGCTCTCCGACGCGGTCCGCTCGCCGGGCGTCGGCGCCGACCTGTGGATCATGGGTCTGGCCTTCTCCGGCTTCGGCACGATCCTCGGCTCGGTCAACTTCATCACCACGATCATCTGCATGCGCGCGCCCGGCATGACGATGTTCCGGATGCCGATCTTCGTGTGGAACGTGCTGCTGACCGCGGTGCTGGTCCTGCTCGCCTTCCCGGTGCTCGCCGCCGCCCTCTTCGCGCTGGAGGCGGACCGCAAGTTCGGCGCGCACGTCTTCGATGCCGCGAACGGAGGGGCGTTGCTCTGGCAACACCTGTTCTGGTTCTTCGGGCATCCAGAGGTGTACATCATCGCCTTGCCGTTCTTCGGCATCATCAGTGAGGTCATCCCGGTCTTCTCCCGCAAGCCGATGTTCGGCTACATGGGTCTGATCGGCGCGACCATCGCCATCGCGGGCCTCTCCGTGACGGTGTGGGCGCACCACATGTACGTCACCGGCGGTGTCCTCCTGCCGTTCTTCTCCTTCATGACCTTCCTGATCGCGGTACCGACCGGTGTGAAGTTCTTCAACTGGATCGGCACCATGTGGAAGGGGTCACTGAGTTTCGAGACACCGATGCTCTGGGCCACCGGCTTCCTGATCACCTTCACCTTCGGTGGTCTGACCGGTGTCATCCTGGCCTCGCCGCCGATGGACTTCCACGTCTCCGACTCCTACTTCGTGGTGGCGCACTTCCACTACGTGGTGTTCGGGACGGTCGTCTTCGCGATGTTCTCGGGCTTCCACTTCTGGTGGCCGAAGTTCACCGGCAAGATGCTCGACGAGCGGCTCGGCAAGATCACCTTCTGGACGCTGTTCATCGGCTTCCACGGCACCTTCCTGGTCCAGCACTGGCTGGGCGCCGAGGGCATGCCCCGCCGGTACGCGGACTATCTCGCCGCCGACGGCTTCACCGCCCTGAACACGATCTCGACGATCAGCTCCTTCCTGCTCGGTCTGTCGATACTGCCGTTCCTCTACAACGTGTGGAAGACGGCCAAGTACGGCAAGCCGGTCGAGGTCGACGACCCGTGGGGCTACGGCCGCTCCCTGGAGTGGGCGACGTCCTGCCCGCCGCCGCGGCACAACTTCCTCACCCTGCCGCGGATCCGCAGCGAATCCCCGGCGTTCGACCTGCACCACCCGGAGATCGCCGCCCTGGACCAGCTCCAGAACGCGCCTCACGGTGACAAGGCTCTCGCGGGTGGCAAGGAGGCCGGCAAGTGA